A stretch of the Desulfobacter sp. genome encodes the following:
- a CDS encoding polyprenyl synthetase family protein, protein MSEFNLAAYLTENRGVVESALARILGELDPSLELVRAMSHSLMAGGKRIRPILALAAARACGKDPLIALPACCAIEMIHTYSLIHDDLPAMDDDDLRRGIATCHKEFGEATAILAGDGLLTHAFCILARPDSYFDCFPEMSTRLALVAKIANAAGVNGMVEGQMLDMQAESMDKNEMTCEQRLGLLKKIHRHKTGEMIQVSVEAGGISAGADNETLSALTAYSGFLGLAFQVMDDILNVEGDPDVMGKAVGSDLIHDKMTFPSIIGLEGSKTYARELVDNALGAIDGGPAQTLFNGNTDALKAIARYIINRDR, encoded by the coding sequence ATGAGTGAATTTAACCTGGCAGCCTATTTAACTGAAAATCGGGGGGTGGTGGAATCTGCCCTTGCCCGGATTTTAGGAGAACTGGATCCAAGCCTTGAACTGGTCCGGGCCATGTCCCATTCCCTCATGGCCGGGGGCAAGCGTATCAGACCCATCCTGGCTTTGGCAGCCGCACGGGCCTGCGGGAAAGACCCTTTGATCGCCCTGCCCGCCTGCTGCGCCATTGAAATGATTCATACCTATTCTCTGATCCATGATGATTTGCCGGCAATGGATGATGACGATCTTCGCCGGGGCATTGCCACCTGTCACAAAGAATTTGGCGAGGCCACAGCCATTCTGGCCGGTGACGGGCTTTTAACCCATGCTTTTTGCATTCTGGCCCGGCCGGATTCTTATTTTGATTGTTTTCCCGAGATGTCCACCCGGCTGGCCCTTGTGGCAAAAATAGCAAATGCTGCCGGTGTCAATGGAATGGTGGAAGGCCAGATGCTGGATATGCAGGCCGAATCAATGGATAAAAATGAGATGACCTGCGAACAAAGGCTTGGGCTCTTAAAAAAAATACACAGGCATAAGACAGGTGAAATGATTCAGGTCAGTGTTGAAGCCGGCGGCATTTCTGCCGGTGCTGACAATGAAACCCTTTCGGCATTAACAGCCTATTCAGGATTTTTAGGCTTAGCCTTTCAGGTGATGGACGATATTTTAAATGTGGAGGGGGATCCTGATGTCATGGGAAAGGCTGTTGGATCTGACCTGATTCATGATAAGATGACATTTCCCTCTATTATCGGCCTTGAAGGCTCTAAAACCTATGCCAGAGAACTTGTGGACAATGCCCTTGGCGCCATAGACGGTGGGCCTGCCCAAACCCTGTTTAATGGAAATACAGATGCCCTCAAGGCCATTGCCCGATATATTATTAACCGAGATCGATAA
- the xseB gene encoding exodeoxyribonuclease VII small subunit, protein MAKKNFETALRQLEEIVREMESGDLSLEQAVKKYETGIAHTKFCLDLLDKTEQKITQLTLDNDGKIEESAFEKDLG, encoded by the coding sequence ATGGCTAAAAAAAATTTTGAAACAGCACTCAGGCAATTGGAAGAGATTGTCCGTGAAATGGAATCCGGAGATCTTTCCCTTGAGCAGGCCGTTAAAAAATACGAAACCGGCATTGCCCATACAAAGTTCTGTCTTGATCTTCTGGACAAGACAGAACAGAAGATCACCCAGCTGACCCTGGACAATGACGGTAAGATTGAAGAATCTGCCTTTGAAAAAGATTTAGGCTGA
- a CDS encoding 1-deoxy-D-xylulose-5-phosphate synthase, whose product MSFLDQIHSPDDLKQLSRKELGFLAQEIRHRMIEVVSKNGGHLASSLGAVELTLAIHYVFDIPKDTLVWDVGHQSYAHKLLTGRNPDFDSLRQYKGLSGFTKIKESPYDGFTVGHSSTSISAGLGICYSKYLNQDPSDVISVIGDGSLTAGLAYEGLNQAGDLKRKLIVILNDNDMSISANVGALSSYLSRTLSNKFLQNKKNQFGNFLKSLPKIGDDMYEIAKRWEDSFKTFVTPGMLFEAFNFDYFGPINGHNLDHLIDIMTNIKNPDSPVLLHVTTVKGKGYEPAEKNPVYFHGVGSFAVDTGKSNSTASKVPSYTSVFGKHMVRFAKEDEKIVAVTAAMPEGTGLTRFSEEFPERFFDVGIAEQHAVTFSAGLASKGAHPVVAIYSTFLQRAYDQILHDVCIDSHPVVFALDRGGIVGEDGPTHNGLFDYAYLRSMPNMTVMAPMNENELARMLKTALVHNGPIALRYPRGKGEGLDIDPNPRVIEVGKATVLTRGPDLLILAAGQPANAALEAAKILAQKGVEATVVNARFVKPLDSALFTEQADQIKKVITVEEHVLAGGFGSAVLELFADAGLINIRVKRIGIKDTFVEHGPQKQLRKDHGIDVESIVNAGLKLNDRE is encoded by the coding sequence TTGAGTTTTCTTGATCAGATTCATTCACCAGATGATTTAAAGCAACTATCCAGAAAAGAGCTAGGATTTTTGGCCCAGGAGATCCGGCACAGGATGATTGAGGTGGTCTCCAAAAACGGAGGACATCTTGCCTCAAGCCTTGGGGCGGTTGAACTGACCCTGGCCATACACTATGTATTTGATATCCCCAAAGATACCCTGGTCTGGGATGTGGGCCATCAGTCCTACGCACACAAACTGCTGACCGGGCGGAATCCGGATTTTGATTCTTTAAGGCAGTATAAAGGGCTTTCAGGATTTACCAAAATCAAAGAAAGTCCCTATGACGGATTTACCGTCGGCCATTCTTCCACATCCATTTCTGCGGGGCTTGGGATCTGTTATTCCAAATATTTGAACCAGGATCCTTCGGATGTGATTTCCGTGATCGGAGACGGATCCTTGACTGCAGGCCTTGCCTATGAAGGACTGAATCAGGCAGGAGACCTCAAGCGAAAACTCATTGTTATTTTAAATGATAATGATATGTCCATTTCCGCCAATGTGGGTGCCCTGTCCTCTTATCTGTCCCGGACCCTGTCCAATAAATTCCTTCAGAACAAGAAAAACCAGTTTGGCAACTTTTTAAAATCCTTGCCCAAAATCGGGGATGACATGTACGAGATAGCCAAACGGTGGGAGGATTCATTTAAAACCTTTGTAACACCGGGCATGCTGTTTGAGGCCTTTAACTTTGATTATTTCGGACCCATAAACGGACATAATCTCGATCATCTCATCGATATTATGACCAATATTAAAAATCCGGATTCCCCGGTGCTTCTCCATGTGACCACGGTCAAGGGCAAGGGGTATGAACCTGCTGAGAAAAATCCGGTGTATTTCCACGGGGTGGGGTCCTTTGCCGTGGACACGGGAAAGAGCAATTCCACAGCCTCCAAGGTGCCCTCTTACACCTCGGTCTTTGGCAAGCACATGGTCCGGTTTGCAAAAGAAGATGAAAAAATTGTGGCCGTGACCGCTGCCATGCCCGAGGGAACCGGGCTGACCCGGTTTTCTGAAGAATTTCCCGAACGGTTTTTTGATGTGGGCATTGCAGAACAGCATGCCGTTACATTTTCAGCAGGCCTGGCCTCAAAAGGCGCACATCCGGTGGTGGCCATTTACTCCACCTTTTTACAGCGCGCCTATGACCAGATTCTCCATGATGTCTGCATTGATAGCCATCCTGTGGTCTTTGCGTTGGACCGCGGCGGTATCGTGGGAGAAGACGGACCCACCCATAACGGGCTTTTTGACTATGCCTATCTGCGGTCCATGCCCAATATGACGGTGATGGCCCCCATGAATGAAAATGAGCTGGCAAGGATGCTTAAAACAGCCCTTGTCCACAACGGTCCCATTGCACTTCGGTATCCAAGGGGCAAAGGAGAGGGATTGGATATTGATCCCAATCCCCGGGTGATTGAGGTGGGAAAGGCAACGGTTTTGACAAGGGGGCCTGATCTTTTGATTCTGGCTGCGGGACAGCCGGCCAACGCCGCCCTTGAGGCGGCAAAGATACTGGCCCAAAAAGGGGTTGAGGCCACCGTGGTCAATGCCCGATTTGTCAAACCCCTGGATTCAGCCTTGTTCACAGAACAGGCTGATCAGATTAAAAAGGTGATCACCGTGGAAGAGCATGTGCTGGCCGGCGGTTTTGGTTCGGCTGTTTTAGAATTGTTTGCTGACGCGGGTTTGATAAATATCCGGGTAAAGAGGATCGGTATTAAAGATACCTTTGTTGAACATGGCCCCCAAAAACAGCTTCGAAAAGACCATGGAATTGATGTTGAATCCATTGTCAACGCCGGGCTTAAATTAAATGACAGAGAATAA